The window CCTCGGTACGGTGTCCTCGCCGCCGAGCACCGTCATCAACAAGGATGATGTCATGCCGCCGGTCAAGACGAAGCAGTATGAGCTCGGTGCAAAATGGGATATGGGCAGCTGGGCATCGACCCTCAGCCTCTTCCGCATCAATCAGCCGACCGCAATCGTGAACGCGAGCAACTACTATGTGATGGACGGCATGACACGCAGTCAGGGCATCGAGTGGAACGTGTTCGGACACGTAGCGCCGCGCCTCAATATCATGGGCGGCTTCATGATCCTCAATGCGGAGTATGAGCGTACGCAGGGGGGACGGAAGGACGGCAATCAGGTCTTTGGGACGCCGCAGTTCAATGCGACCCTCGCGCTCGACTGGGAGACCAAGGCGAAGGGGCTGAACATCTACGGGCGTATGCACCATTTCGGCACATCCTATGCGGACAGTCTGAACCGCATCGAAGTACCCGCATGGACGCGGTTTGACCTCGGCGCACAGTACAAGACCGAGGCGTTCGGGTGTCCGATGGCGCTGAATTTCATGGTCTACAATGTATTCAACAAGATGTACTGGTCAACCACGACCGTAAAGTGGAGCGAGGGCGGCCTCATGCTGAATCCGGGCAGAACCTATATGCTGTCCGCGACGATCCGCCTGTAAGAGAAGAATCAAGGAGGAAATGGACATGACGAAACGAAAGCTGGCGCTTGCGGTCGCACTTGCGGCCGTCGGCTCGATGTGGATGGGCGCAGCAAGTGCCGCAGAGAGGACGGAGGCGATGGACTCCTATGAGCTCGCGCCTGTTACCGTTGAGGGGGCGCAGACGGAGGAGGCGGAGATCGGGGGCGGACTCGTCAGCAAGACCGCGCGCATGGGCATTATGGGAGATGTGGATGTGCTCGACATTCCCTACTCCATGCAGAGCATGACGGAGAAAGCGATCAAGACGTACAGCGATCCGAGTCAGCCGCTGGCAAATGTGCTACTGAACAATCCGTCCATCCGCACCAGTACGAGTTCGCCGATGTACTCGGACTTCTCGATGCGCGGGATCAATATGAACGGCAATCATTTCCTGCTGAACGGCGTGCCCAGCATGTTCTCCCAGTACACAATGCCGCCCGCGCACATCATCGAGCGCATGGACATCACCTCGGGGCCGAATGCGGCGGTTAACGGCGTCAGCATGTCGAACAACGGAACGAACGGTGGCGCGACACCTGCGCCGGGGACGATCAACGTCGTGACGAAGCGCGCGGGCAGCGAACCCGTGACGAAGTATACGCAGGTGATCTCGGGGCGCTCGACCGCCGGCGAGTATCTCGATATTGCGCGCCGCTTCGGCAAGAACAACGCGTGGGGCGTGCGCGTGAACGCGGAGATGCTCGACGGCGGGCTGTCGCTGCCGGGGTCGAAGATCCGCTGGCAGGATGTCTTCCTCAACATCGACCATCAGGGGAAGAACAGCACGACGAACATCTTCCTCGGGAACTGGGACTATAAGGTCTTTGGCGCGCAGCGCTGGTTCACCTACAGTGGAAACGGGCGCAGCCTGCCCTCCGCACCCGAGTCGAAGATGAGCTATGATTTCCCCGAGACGTGGAAATGGATGTACGGTCAGATTGCAACGCTCAACCACGAGCACAAGCTGAACGATCATTTGAAGGTCTTCTTCAATGCGGGATACACGTGGCGTGACGGGGACAAGATGAACTCGGGCGCGAATTTGAACTTCGACACAGCGGGTAATTTCACGAGCCGCAACCGCTCCAATGCACAGAACGAATCCGCGAATAATTCCTATCTGCAGCTCGGATTCTCGGGCAAATTCAGGACAGGCACGGTGCAGCATCAGTGGGCAGTCTCGGTGGATCGCTCCAAGGCAGACTACTGGAACAAGGGAAATACGGGCAAAACAGGGCTGTATGGTGGCAATCTCTACGACGGGATCATCTTCCGCCCGGGCTTCTACCCCCTGCCGCAGATGATGCCGGAGGTCGCCCAGTGGAACGAAGTCAATACGGGTGTCTCCATAATGGACACGATGTCCTTCGGCAAGTGGAATGTCATGCTGGCAGCGACGCGCAAGCACGAGCATTTTGAAAACCTGACGAACAAGAAGATCATCCGCAACGACAATGTCCTCCCAACGTGGGGGCTGACCTACAAGCCGACGGCAAATACGGCGGTCTACTACGGGCATACGGAGAGCTTCTCGCGCGGCTACGTTGTAACGGACGCGAGCTATGCAAACGTCGGCGCCGTGCTCGCTCCGGTGCGCAGCAAGCAGAACGAGATTGGCGTGAAGTATGCGAACAAAGGGCTGATGACGACGCTCGCACTCTTTGAGATCGACGAGCCGAACCGTTTTGATACGTGGGTCGGTGCCAATAAGTATTTCTCTGCGGATGGGAAAAATGTCTATCGCGGTGTCGAAATGACGGCAAACGGGCAGGTTGCGCCGAAGTGGACAGTCACGGGCGGATTCCTCTATCTCGATGCCACGCGCGACAAAACGCAGCGTGGGACGAAGGATGGTTGGTTTGTCAACGGCACGGCA of the Selenomonas dianae genome contains:
- a CDS encoding TonB-dependent receptor, coding for MTKRKLALAVALAAVGSMWMGAASAAERTEAMDSYELAPVTVEGAQTEEAEIGGGLVSKTARMGIMGDVDVLDIPYSMQSMTEKAIKTYSDPSQPLANVLLNNPSIRTSTSSPMYSDFSMRGINMNGNHFLLNGVPSMFSQYTMPPAHIIERMDITSGPNAAVNGVSMSNNGTNGGATPAPGTINVVTKRAGSEPVTKYTQVISGRSTAGEYLDIARRFGKNNAWGVRVNAEMLDGGLSLPGSKIRWQDVFLNIDHQGKNSTTNIFLGNWDYKVFGAQRWFTYSGNGRSLPSAPESKMSYDFPETWKWMYGQIATLNHEHKLNDHLKVFFNAGYTWRDGDKMNSGANLNFDTAGNFTSRNRSNAQNESANNSYLQLGFSGKFRTGTVQHQWAVSVDRSKADYWNKGNTGKTGLYGGNLYDGIIFRPGFYPLPQMMPEVAQWNEVNTGVSIMDTMSFGKWNVMLAATRKHEHFENLTNKKIIRNDNVLPTWGLTYKPTANTAVYYGHTESFSRGYVVTDASYANVGAVLAPVRSKQNEIGVKYANKGLMTTLALFEIDEPNRFDTWVGANKYFSADGKNVYRGVEMTANGQVAPKWTVTGGFLYLDATRDKTQRGTKDGWFVNGTAKWSSVLGFTYQADEKVSVQGRLNWVGNAHLDSAGPNGRTEIPSYVTLDLGMKYHTKLDGMPLELSFMCYNALDRNYWMGRGGSTTFGLSMPRTLMFSASVSL